A window of Eucalyptus grandis isolate ANBG69807.140 chromosome 4, ASM1654582v1, whole genome shotgun sequence genomic DNA:
GTAAGTCCCTCTTATGCAGAGGATAAACTGATTTGGACAGAAACCATACACGGCAACTATACTGTTAAAAGTGGTTACCAAGCAATTAGGCAATCAATAGTCAGCAAACATCAGAATAAAGCTTCGCCTTCTTACCAGATTCCACAAACATTGTGGAAACAACTCTGGAAGTTGAAGATAGCTCCCAaaattaagttctttctttGGACACTATGCCACAATGCATTACCCACAAAAGCCAATCTATTTCATAGGAAAATAACCCCAAACCCATTTTGCACTCTTTGTCACAATAGCACACCTGAATCAGCAGAACACATTTTCCTGCTCTGTCCTTGGACCACTACCATTTGGTCGGACCCGGTGATCAACATTCTTATCAAGTCACGGGCTATACAAAGAATAGACGCATGGATAGCGGCAATGTTTATGCACAAACAATCCGTACCTGATCCGGACACTGTGGCCTACGTCCTCTGGCACATTTGGAAAGTGCAGAATAACTTCATCTTTCGCCGTCAACAGTTGGATGCGCGTCAAGTTGTGGATACTGCTCTAGCCAATGCTCCATTAGCTCTATACGCCTACCGTCATCCTATAGACACAGATTGACAGCAACTCAACAATGGTAAATTATGGAGACCTCCAGATCCAGGTACCTTCAAGTtgaatattgatggggcttttcagTCACACATCAACCAAAGGACGATGGCCAGTATATGCCGAGACCAAAACGGCAAAATGATCGACGGACTTACCAGGACCTTTGTCGCCTCTTCGGCTTTGCAAATAAAGTTTATGGCATTGTTAATCAACCTTTGCCATATGTTGAAGATTGGCAAAATCCATGATCAATTGGTTATCGAATCGGGCATCTTGATATTGGTTGATTCAATCAATGATTCCACCCAATCACCATGGGAGGTTTGAGCTATCTTCGAGGAAGCCATCAATCTACTGCGCATCTTCTCTTGCGTTAGGGTTAGACACTGCCGACGGGAAGCAAATGCTGTAGCGGATTGGGCCGTAAAGGCCCACATAAATGGTGCCCTAACTGAAAATTGGCCCATCTCGCCTCTGATTTTGTTAGACCTCCTAATTTCCGATGCTTTAGCAGCTGGTTGTAATCCTCCATTATAGTGAATGGAATTCccttttctgaccaaaaaaaaaaaaaaaaaaacttaatgcGTTTAATAAACAtgtcaaattgatttgacaTGGTTTACAACATGCCTGATAAAATCACCCACGTGACACGGTTAACATAATTATTGAATGTGTGACCATGTCAATCATTGGCACGGTTCGATAAGTTAACCAATTTATGAATATACGTTGACTCGTGTACatgataaaaatagaaattatgtCTATACATGATGACTAGTTTAAacaacttcaaaacatttcaacGTACCTTTAGACGCTATAATCACTTTACATCTATAACATATTTTTtcaagtttggtttttttttttttttttctatattctGTTATCGTTGTAtccattaataattttttattctactaTTGATTCTTTAATCATGGATGTTATTTTCATAAACTTATTTAACAAGCTAAAAGTCTTCGGATTTGATTACTAAACGTGTCTAATCGTAATGTGTTTAAAAAATGACAAGTCAATATTAACTTAAATGCGCTAAGTCTGAGAAGATTAACTCGCGAAGCACACGATTTTCTATCTTTCCACCCTGTTTATGACATGAATTCGTTTATGCCAATATTCAAAACAcattcaatatatttttctttaaatgataTCGTGAGACTAAATTTAAGATAGAAAAATGATCTTAAAATAGGAAACACAAAACATTGTAAGCGACTGTCTAGAtgtaaaaaatagttttgttttACTTAAGTTGTACATCGTTATCCAACTTGTCGTACGTAGCATTCTTTACACAACTACTTTATCATTTCGGATTGAAATCGGCTAGGCCACCCATTGAACTTAATTAGTATAAGATTATATTTACCACATCTTGATTTCGACGTCCTCCGCACAATCTTTTCATATAAGTTAtaatgaataataaaataagataatttCAAGTTAACCAATTTATAAATATGCGTAGACTTGTGTACatgataaaaatagaaaatacatCAATACTCACGATAACCGGTgttaacaagttttaaaatgTTTGGAAATACTTTGAGACAGTAAatcgttaattttttttacctcaTACTACATCCAGAATGTATTTTTAAAGttagtatttttcttttatattctaTTATCGTGGTATTCATAAATCAGTCTTTATTCTACTATGCATGTTattttgataaacttatttgACCAGCAAAAAGTCTTCAGATTTGATTATTAAACGTATCTGATAATGCTGTGttttaaaaatgacaaattatatATTAACTTAAATGTGCCGATTCTCGTGTAAACTGATTAACTCGTGAATCACTCATATTTTTGTTGTGTCGACCTTTTTATGACGTAAACCCGTTTACATTAAAATTCAAAccacatttaatatttttttctataaatgaaATCGTGAGACTAAActtaagagagaaaaatttgCGTAAAATACAAAACCAAACACATTGTAAGCGAAAGTCTAGACGaaaataatctcatttttcttattcGTATACCGAGGTAAAATGTCACAGTCATTTCACcaatttaatatatatgttAGGATGAATAAAGATAATATGAAATTAAGTAATGTGCTAGAACATTCTCaactatttcttttatttgtattgCGAGCCGGATTCAGTACACGAAAGTTAACTATCACTCTATTTAGCAAACAAAACAAGAGCAAAAACGTCTTGACTTGATTAGCTACGTATTTCACACGACTTCCACGGCCGTGCGATGCGCGTCTGGCAACTTCTCGTGCAAATCCAGCGTCAGCATCGACGCCCTCGGCTTCCGCCGCCCATCGGAGAGCAACCCGATTGCCGGCGGCCCCGCCTGCGCGAGCGGCGCCGTCCTCTCACACGTGCCGAGCCACTTGGCTTGCATGTAGCGGTGCTTCCGCCACGGCCCCATGTGCATCTTCCTCTCCTTCATGCACTTCTTGGCCGCCGCGCACAAGATCTTGATCACCCCCTGGAGTCGCTCGACTTTCCCGACGAAGACCTCCGGCAGCCGCTGCACGAGGAGGTCGTAGTCGCCGCACGCCCTCGCGATCACGAACTCGGCCCTGAAGTTGAGCTCGACGATGACCCGGACTTCTCCCTTCTTGGGGCTGGCCGAGTCGTCCGCCACGTCCAGGAACGTGTGCTCTCCCGCCGGCATGTAAGAGGAGCTCCTCCACTTGGACCTGCAGACGGCGGCGTCGAACCCCGCGCTCTGGAGGCGAACGCAGACCTCTCTCATCAAGCAGCTCCGGCAGTCAGCGGCAGCTGTGGATGGACGGCAGCCGCAAGGGATCGCCGCCGCCTGCACCTCCTTCAGAGCCGCCTTCGTCGCATTCCTTATCCTCGTCTCCGTCGACGTGCTCCGACACAACATGCCCTGGAAAAATACAGATTTTTAGACATGAATTGATATAAAACGATGCACATACCAATCGAATCCTACAAAACTGGACCGATGTATATATTACCTGCAAGAGCTGGTGCTGGCTCTCCCAGAACTTCCTGCTCTCCTCCGCATTATTGTAGTAGTCCTCTGCCTGTTCATCGCCTTCCAAAACCTCCGTCTCCCGACCACCCTCCTCGGAGCTGAAGCTCCCCCTCGGCCTCTCGCTgcccccaccgccgccgccctcctcctcGAGGAACTCGTCGATGTCCGACAGGCTCGCCACCGGCTGCTCCGGGAACTCGAAGTCCCTTTCCTCCCACGTCATCCTCCGGCTCCCCCTCGCCGGAACGCCACGCTCCTCGGCCGTCATGTCTGGCGGTGCTCCCCTTCTTGATGAAACACTTAAACTTACTAAACTTTGACGCGACACCACCGTGGTCATCCGCCCCTTTTATACCTGGGAAGCGGAGCACTGACCCTGGAAATACCTGGAAATGCAATCGCGCGTCCTACGTGGAATGAGCAGCCACCTCgcacatggaaaaaaaatttggtctCCTGTCTTGACGTGGCGCGAGACCACTGGCGGGCGCGCATCTCGGTCTATGCTTGGAACAGCGGTGATCCACGTCGACCGATGGTCATCAGGTTTTAGCTCCTCCGTATGCCGATATACTCGAAGACCctggttttggttttttggtcatattttatattttcttaacagtATAATGACACATTGACACGAATTGTGAATCAACTTTCATTTAACGGGTAATATGGcatctgaattttttatttgtttattatgttTCATGAATTTTCGCTTAATATTTAATGTAGAtgctaaacttttaatttgttacatactattcttgatttttttgtgtatatttgatatagtccccaaattacataaatatgttcaatatagttctttCATTAATTCACGATCAAGGACAAAATAGTTAAGGAttaaatattacatttatattttaaagattacattaaataaattgaaagctCGGTGATTATATTACATATTAAGTCACGGTTTATGAATCGTTTGGGTTATTTTTCTTTCTGATTGGGCGATTCCAAAAGATCGatataaaaataggaaaaatcgAAAAGAATCTGGAGTTGAAGGATATCATTAGTATTATTGccattattttgttttggtgtTGGATGTGACGCTGTCTTTATGCAAATAATGCGAGTGGGTGGGGCCCACGAGGGATAAAGCAAGATGCACTTATGGAGAGAGCCAGTGGATAAATGATGGAGGTTGGGGGTTGTTGTTTTTCGGTCCTACTTCCAAATCGATGGCTATCATGCGAATGTGGTGGGGGCCCACTCGGTGAAGCTGACACGTTGGATTTTATCCGATAAGTGGGGGCCCCAAGACAAAGCCGATTACGCGGCGCGTTGATAATGTCCTGTAGTTGTCTGGGGCTTTAGGTGCTGGAGATTCTCACGAGGTACACGCGTTGAGATTTCTttggttcttttgttttgttttccttcttttgtctaGCTCATGCTAGAATTATCGTTTAACTGGACGTTTCTTCGAACCAAAACCCTTATCAAGAGATCGAGATCTGTGCAATTGGTAGATCTTGAAAGTTATTTAAGCTTTTGCTCTAGCTGTTCGACATCGACTAAATCTCTTCATCCAACTCATATAACGGGCAAAAGTTTCGTTCACGAATTTGACCCGGGTCTTATTCCTCGACCGCAATGTTTGTTGTCTTATTGCGTTTGCTGCACTCCGTGAGGAATCCAAAACTCATCGCATGTACTATAAGCCGTGTCGAGTCCCATCTTGGGTCCATGAGGGAATTTGTGCACCTGCCACATATCATGTTGGATAAAGACTAAAGATGAGGATAGGAGTTCGAATATGCCATTTTGTCTGGAGGATTCAGGATATACACAACAATATATATAGAAGGACGAAGTTTCAGAGTCTGATATTTGGTCTAGTAATTTTGTAGGTAAAGAAGATATGCGAATTCACATGCATAAaatattatatggtttaatcaAATAGAGCTACCTATAAATAATTATCCTATCTAGCATAAAGTAAATATAGTTAATTCTTGGAGTTAGAAATGCATCACGTAGCACAAATTAACATGGgatgattatttaaaaagttataaatatatagtatttgtgtcaattcagttataaaccttttaattttgccaactGAGTCCTATAACTTTTGAGaacttatcaatttagtcctaaaaagTTTATGCTAGAATTATAGTTTAAGTTGGCGATTATTCATTACCCTAATTACAAGCAATGTCTTTTGCTTTCTAGGTTTCTTTTTCCCCCAAGTTCTACCATAATTATTGAGATCTGGCGATTGATGCATCTTGAAAACGATATAAGCTTTTGTTGTAGGTGATAGACATCAACCAAATCTCTTCTTCCAACTCATGTCATGCGTAAAAGTTTCGTTCGTGAATTTGGCTTGGGACTTATTTCCCAACCGCCATTTTTGCTGTCTTCTCGCGTTTGCTCTGGTTTGCACTCCGCAAGAAATCTGAAACTAATCGCATGTACTATGAGTCATGTCGAGTCCCGTCTTGAGTCGATAAGGGAATTTGTACACTTGCCACATATCAAATAGCGTGCTGGATAAAGACTAAAGATGTGAATAGGATGTGGGACAAGCCCCTCTATCCGAAGATTCAGGATAGGAGGACGAAGTTTGGGAGAGAGATATTTGGTCTCGTAATTTTGTAAGTAACGAAGATTTGCTGATTCACTTGTATAAAATATTAGATGGTTTAATTAAACAGAGCTACCTATAAATGATTATCTTATCTAGTATGAAGTAAATATAGTTAATTAGTGGAGTTAGAAATGCATCATGTAGCACAAATTAATATGggataattactaaaaaagtcataaacatataacatttataccaattcagttatGAACATTTTAATTCAGCCAactgagttctaaaacttttgagAACTTACCAAATTAATCCAAAAATTTTATACTAGTATTATAGTTTAAGTTGACAAttattcaaaaccctaattacaGGCAATATCTTTTGCTTTCTAGGTTTCCTTTTCCCCAAAGTTCTGCCATAATTATTGAGATCTGGCGATTGATTCATCTTGCAAACGATTTAAGCTTTTGTTGTAGGTGATAGACATCAACCAAATCTCTTCTTCCAACTCATATCATGGGTAATAGTTTCGTTCACAAATTCAGTCCGGGTCTTATTTCTCTATCGCAATTTGTATTGTCTTATCGTGTTTGCTCTGGATTATTCTTTGTAAGAAATCCGAAACTCATCGAATGTGCTATAAGCAATGTGGTGTCCCATCTCGGGTCACTGAGGGAATTTGCACACCTgcaacatatttaataaattaatagcGTGTTGGATAAAGACTAAAGATATGATAGGACGTTGGACAAGCCCCTTTATCCAGAGCATTCAAGATACACACAACAATGTACATTGGAGGACAAAGTCTGGGAAATAGATATTTGGTCTCGTAATTTTGTAAGTAAAGAATACATGTGGATTCACATGTATAAAATATTAGATGATTTAATCAAACGTCacctaaaaataattatcttaTCCAGCATAAAGTAAAATAGTTAATTATCGGAGTTAGAAATGTATCATGTAGCATAAATTAACATGAGATAATTACTAAAAAACTTCTAAACATATAGCACttgttataaactttttatttggccaactaagtcctaaaactttgagaacttatcaatttagtcctaaaaagTTTATGCCGGAATCATAGTTTAAGTTGACGATTATTTGAAACCCTAATTACAAGCAACATCTTTTGCTTTCTAGGTTTCTTTTTCCCCCAAGTTTTGCCAAAATTATTGAGATATGGCAATGGATAcatcttgaaaatgatttaagCTTTTGTTTAGGTTATAAACATCTACCAAGTCACTCCTTCCAATTCATATTAAATGTAATAGTTTCGTTTGAAAATTTGATATGTGACATATTTCTCGACCGCTTTACTATCTTATCGTGTTTGCTCTCGATCATATTTTATAAGAAATTCGAAACTCATCCCATGTGCGATCAGTCATATCGAGTCCCATCTTGAATAGGGTATATTAATGGGGGAATTTGTACATGTGCCATCTATCTAATAGCATGTTGGATGAAGACTAAAGTCATGGACATGAAGTCGGACAACCTCTTATCTTGAGGATTCTGGATTCACACAAAAATGTGTATAGTAGGACTAAGTTTGAGGGATAGATATTTGCTCTTGTAATTATGTAAGTAAAGAAGGTATGTGgatgcatatatatatacaatattAGATGGTTTAATTAGACAGAGCTACCtcataaaaattatcttttctaGCATGAAGTAAATATAGTTAATCATTGGAATAAGATATGCATCATGCAGCATAAATTAACATGAGAAACCtactaaaaaagtcttaaacctattgtacttgtgttaattcagtcataaacatttcattttAACCAATTgtgtcataaaccttttaattttgtcaattgaaccctaaaatgatttgtcaatttaatgcCTAAATCCTTTGATgctttgtcaatttaatcattccgacaattttgattggaaattccTAACATGGCAATCCAATTGGCAATGATCGTCCTTATATGGCATGGCCAACGTTGACATAGataattatagtttttttttttttaaattctttttttttccaaccttGGGTTGGCAAGATTGTTGGCCTCAAGCGAGGGCACCTGATTTAGTCAAGGGCATCCATGCCTTAggttggggaaaaaaagaaaagaaaaaagaaaagaaagagaaaaaaatcagaaaaaattaaaaaaattatcataatcaATGATGATTGTGTCATTGCGGACTAATTTGtcatattattaatttttagctaaaattaaccgaaatgattaaattcataaattgtcaacatatttaagactaaattgatataattgaaatgtttaagactaaattaataaattatcaaaagatttatgactaaattagccaaaattaaaAAGCTTCTAGCTGATTATTAAAAGTGTAATagatatatgaatttttttaaaataattttccaaattaacatATGGCATGCTCTCTATGTCACATTCAAGGTGGAGACGGCATTTTTAAAacgatagaaatttttttcggAGATATGCCTCCAATAATGTCAgttaaagaatataaatttgagTTTGCACAGACATGGGAGGGCCTAGAGAGTACGAGCGGCTGATCTTGCCGCATTTGGTTATTTTCCTTCAATAATTGCTATCTACCATCATTTTTCAAGTTGACCTTGCCTTGATATATGCTTGTTTTGTATTAATCTTGGACCGTCAGTGCCCATGATAATTTGTCGCGttcaacttatttttttttccttactaaagTAAACTTGCTTTACCCAACTGATGTGAATGCACCTACTAGATATTCTTGAATTTGGACCTAACAATTTAAAATGTGCAGTGGTCCTACCGCAAGAACACCAGCATTGAGCACCAATCACTGACttgaatcaagaaaaatctttcttaatttgAATTTACAGGACCAAATTCGCAAAGCCTAGGGTAAAAATAGTACTTGGTGCAATTGATGTGCTTTGATAATGTTTTTTAAAACATAGGACCATATGAATATTGGAGAGGTAACCTCTAGTTCGATCAAGAAAATCATAGGAAATGAATATGCTAATAAAGGTTACAGATTCAATATATATGATTATCTACTAGATTTATCAAATTTAGAATTGTGTTTTTCtcatgaaaaatcaatgatttgaaaatatttttcttgagaaTAATCGCTCATATCACTTCCGGAATGAATAAACCCAATCGATTTCCATtatcaaggaaaatgtttagGCACATATTATTGCATTGTTGATAATGTATCATATTTTCTGTTGATTGACCCTTTTTAGCGATActattttttgtgatacaagccattcattttaggaaaatgattgtAATATTATCTAAAGGATAAAACATTGAAATGACTATGTTTCTAGATTAAAGATTCATCCCTTCTTAATTCCACAAGCACTCCAATGCAACTTTGAATGGGTATGTATGTCCGAGAGGATTGCGAGTGCTAATTTTGTCCAGATCCATACAAAATTATCATCATGAACCTGCCAATGAAGCACGACCAGATTGCAAGATCAGCTGTTCATCATTAAATTATATTCTATATATGTGAGATATTATTTAATCATTAAATAAGCACGCCCATTCATGTTGACCTTGCCTTGATATTTGCGCGTCGCGGACCGTCGTTGCCCATGATTTTTTGTCCCGTTCGACTTAATTTTTTCTTACTATATTAGCAAACCTGCTTTTACCCAACCGATGTGAAAGCATCGAATAGATATTCTTGAATTTGGACCTAACTATTTAAAATGTGCAGTGGTTGTCACGCATGAACACTAACATTGGGCATCAATCACCAtctcaaatcaagaaaaatctctCCTAATTCAAATCAACAAGACCAAGTTGCAAAGCCTTTGGTAAAAATAATACTTAGCTCGGTTGTCACGccttgataatattttttaaaagacgaaactttttgaaaaaaatgaatatcaatCAAGACGATAGGAAAAGTCtcgaaaaagttttaaacttattgtgtttgtgtcaattcaattataaacatttcaattgtgttaatttaatcatcaaCATTTTATACTTGTGCTAATTGAGTTCATCCTAGCAATTCAAAACAGAAATTGCTGACATAGACACCAACCATCCTACTTGACACGGTGGACATTAacgtatatattttta
This region includes:
- the LOC104441009 gene encoding uncharacterized protein LOC104441009 gives rise to the protein MTAEERGVPARGSRRMTWEERDFEFPEQPVASLSDIDEFLEEEGGGGGGSERPRGSFSSEEGGRETEVLEGDEQAEDYYNNAEESRKFWESQHQLLQGMLCRSTSTETRIRNATKAALKEVQAAAIPCGCRPSTAAADCRSCLMREVCVRLQSAGFDAAVCRSKWRSSSYMPAGEHTFLDVADDSASPKKGEVRVIVELNFRAEFVIARACGDYDLLVQRLPEVFVGKVERLQGVIKILCAAAKKCMKERKMHMGPWRKHRYMQAKWLGTCERTAPLAQAGPPAIGLLSDGRRKPRASMLTLDLHEKLPDAHRTAVEVV